The bacterium genome contains a region encoding:
- a CDS encoding tetratricopeptide repeat protein: MGRSISRSRRKTRTGPARAVAAAVLTAVCLPARLTGETPPPTPEATPFSFLDRSQVRQGIQQARIEVAHGQSRSDNTVDRLARIYEKGGEYAKALAEYRYGLAVNPDKAPYYHRKMAQLYQKLGLPIKASHERELARRAQEEARLDPVQRRLRDWEKEGEYDLLLQEYRYLYRRHPDEKEYYLRKIIRTAEKAGDERQAVEGRTALVRYYREEIKAEPERESLLRCRLASVYADSGDFDQALREYGLAAEADVPAQAGIELKKAELLARIGRKEAAEEVLSELEGVVPPEEVEFRTRMARLAGRLGDEARELDTYRQLASLPGGEGLSRRIAELLWDQKRYDEAAKAYEEAIEASAGADRARLLESLGDLKTETGNVEAARDLYARALYAREEFDATGTITGPGLSQTLRLAEKAALPEKMREYRDRLVSYQLDLAGRDPDQAPGIYRRLGNRFRREGRLDEARNIYLIWHREFADDPSPLFRLYLLYSRDRDDAETGEYYLERYRELKKSMAEAGNG, from the coding sequence ATGGGAAGATCAATTTCCAGATCCAGACGGAAGACTAGGACAGGACCGGCCCGCGCGGTCGCGGCGGCGGTTTTAACGGCGGTTTGTCTCCCCGCCCGGCTAACGGGGGAGACCCCGCCCCCCACTCCCGAGGCTACTCCATTTTCCTTTCTCGACCGTTCTCAGGTCCGCCAGGGAATCCAACAGGCCCGGATCGAAGTCGCGCACGGGCAGTCCCGGTCCGACAATACGGTGGACCGGTTGGCCCGCATTTACGAGAAGGGGGGGGAGTACGCCAAGGCTCTGGCGGAATACCGGTACGGGTTGGCCGTCAATCCCGATAAAGCCCCATATTATCACCGCAAGATGGCCCAACTTTACCAGAAGCTGGGGTTGCCGATAAAAGCTTCCCACGAACGGGAATTGGCGCGCCGGGCCCAGGAGGAAGCGCGACTGGACCCTGTGCAGCGCCGGCTTCGGGACTGGGAAAAGGAAGGGGAATACGACCTGCTCCTGCAGGAATACCGTTATCTCTATCGACGGCACCCGGACGAGAAGGAGTATTACCTGAGGAAGATAATTCGAACCGCCGAAAAGGCGGGTGACGAACGCCAAGCTGTCGAAGGACGGACCGCCCTGGTCCGTTATTACCGGGAAGAGATTAAGGCGGAGCCGGAGCGGGAATCTCTGCTGCGCTGCCGGTTGGCCTCGGTGTATGCCGATTCCGGCGACTTCGATCAGGCTCTGCGCGAATACGGGCTGGCCGCGGAAGCGGATGTTCCCGCTCAAGCCGGGATCGAATTGAAAAAGGCGGAACTGCTGGCCCGAATCGGGAGAAAAGAGGCGGCGGAAGAGGTGTTGTCGGAACTGGAGGGCGTCGTCCCCCCCGAGGAGGTGGAGTTCCGGACGAGAATGGCCCGCTTGGCCGGGCGCCTGGGAGACGAAGCGCGTGAACTGGACACCTACCGGCAACTGGCGTCCCTGCCGGGAGGCGAAGGTCTGTCCCGCCGTATCGCCGAGCTTCTCTGGGATCAAAAACGTTATGACGAAGCCGCGAAGGCTTACGAAGAGGCTATCGAGGCGTCCGCCGGCGCCGACCGTGCCCGGCTTCTGGAGAGCCTGGGCGATTTGAAAACGGAGACGGGCAACGTCGAAGCGGCCCGGGACCTGTACGCCCGCGCCCTTTACGCCCGGGAGGAGTTCGACGCCACCGGAACCATCACCGGCCCCGGTCTCTCCCAAACGCTGCGGTTGGCCGAAAAAGCGGCCCTTCCCGAAAAAATGCGCGAATATCGCGACCGGTTGGTCAGTTATCAGTTGGATCTGGCCGGCCGCGATCCGGATCAGGCTCCCGGGATATATCGTCGTCTGGGGAATCGGTTCCGCCGGGAAGGACGATTGGACGAGGCGCGCAATATATACCTCATCTGGCACCGAGAATTCGCCGACGATCCGTCCCCGCTTTTCCGGCTTTATCTTCTCTATTCCCGCGATCGGGACGATGCCGAAACCGGCGAATATTATCTCGAGCGGTACCGGGAACTCAAAAAGAGCATGGCGGAGGCCGGGAACGGCTAG
- a CDS encoding proline--tRNA ligase, giving the protein MKWSRTLIPTLRDDPQEAEIPSHRLMLRAGLIKKLASGLYTWLPLGFRVLKKVEEIVREEMDRAGAIEILMPILQPRALWEASGRWETMEEIMLLARSHSGRELVLGPTHEEVVTDLVAHEINSYRQLPKNIYQINTKFRDEIRPRFGVMRSREFIMKDAYSFDVDGAAADRSYEAMYEAYRTIFARCGLSAMAVEADTGVMGGQRSHEFMVPAASGEDGIVCCDACGYAANAEQAEMTPPEIGAERTAEALEEVDTPRQRTVEELCAFFATTPDRFIKTLIYLKGEEPVAVLIRGDREVNEIKLAKILGGAVELAGDEAVRAATGAPIGFAGPVGLKGIRIIADRTLNTVVSGITGANRADRHLKNVNIDRDCQVGEYYDLALVGAGDACPRCGRPLQLRRGIEVGHVFKLGTKYSRAMGALYKDENGDDRPCVMGCFGIGVSRTVAAVVEQCSDESGIVWPVSIAPYQVHIVLLGGGDEGLDRVAAEAHDLLEAGGVEALLDDRDAAAGVKFNDADLIGIPLRVTVGRKFLKTGLLEVKPRRGGEVSTCRPDELLEKIRTLIAAGC; this is encoded by the coding sequence ATGAAATGGAGCCGAACGCTGATCCCTACTCTGCGGGACGACCCCCAGGAAGCCGAAATTCCTTCGCACCGCCTGATGTTGAGAGCGGGGTTGATCAAGAAACTGGCTTCCGGCCTCTATACCTGGTTGCCCCTGGGCTTCCGAGTCCTGAAAAAAGTAGAGGAAATCGTGCGCGAAGAGATGGACCGGGCCGGCGCGATCGAGATATTGATGCCGATCCTTCAGCCCCGAGCGCTCTGGGAGGCCAGCGGCCGCTGGGAGACCATGGAGGAGATCATGCTTCTGGCCCGATCTCATTCGGGAAGGGAATTGGTCTTGGGCCCCACCCATGAGGAGGTTGTGACCGACTTGGTGGCGCACGAGATCAATTCCTACCGGCAGCTTCCGAAAAACATCTATCAGATAAATACCAAATTCAGAGATGAAATCCGCCCGCGTTTCGGAGTGATGCGTTCCCGGGAGTTCATCATGAAGGACGCCTACAGCTTCGACGTCGACGGGGCCGCCGCCGACAGAAGCTATGAGGCTATGTACGAAGCCTACCGGACCATTTTCGCCCGCTGCGGCCTCTCCGCCATGGCGGTCGAGGCCGATACCGGAGTCATGGGGGGACAGCGTTCCCACGAATTCATGGTTCCCGCCGCATCCGGCGAAGACGGCATCGTCTGTTGCGACGCCTGCGGCTACGCGGCCAATGCCGAACAAGCCGAAATGACCCCTCCGGAAATCGGGGCGGAACGCACCGCCGAGGCGCTGGAGGAAGTGGATACCCCCCGGCAAAGGACGGTCGAGGAGTTGTGCGCGTTTTTCGCGACGACTCCCGATCGATTCATCAAGACCCTGATCTATCTGAAGGGGGAAGAACCGGTGGCGGTATTGATCAGGGGGGATAGGGAGGTCAACGAGATCAAATTGGCCAAAATTCTGGGTGGAGCGGTCGAACTCGCCGGCGACGAGGCGGTTCGGGCGGCGACGGGAGCGCCCATCGGCTTTGCCGGCCCGGTCGGTTTGAAGGGGATCCGCATTATCGCCGACCGCACACTCAACACCGTTGTTTCGGGGATCACCGGCGCCAACCGGGCCGACCGTCACCTTAAAAACGTCAACATCGACCGGGACTGCCAGGTCGGCGAGTACTACGATTTGGCTCTCGTCGGCGCCGGTGATGCTTGTCCTCGCTGCGGCCGGCCGCTGCAGCTGCGGCGGGGGATAGAAGTGGGGCACGTATTCAAACTGGGTACCAAATACAGCCGGGCGATGGGCGCGCTTTACAAGGACGAAAACGGGGACGATCGCCCTTGCGTGATGGGATGTTTCGGAATCGGGGTAAGCCGGACCGTGGCGGCCGTGGTCGAACAGTGCAGCGACGAATCGGGGATCGTTTGGCCGGTTTCGATCGCTCCTTACCAGGTCCACATCGTTCTGCTCGGCGGCGGCGACGAAGGGTTGGATCGGGTAGCGGCGGAAGCGCACGATTTATTGGAAGCGGGGGGGGTGGAAGCGCTCCTCGACGATCGGGACGCGGCCGCCGGGGTAAAATTCAACGATGCCGACCTGATCGGGATTCCTCTTCGGGTCACCGTCGGTCGTAAGTTTCTGAAGACGGGGCTGCTGGAAGTCAAGCCTCGCCGCGGGGGCGAAGTTTCTACCTGCCGGCCCGATGAATTACTGGAAAAGATCAGGACGCTGATCGCGGCCGGTTGCTGA
- a CDS encoding BtpA/SgcQ family protein produces MSDTIISGKNTAIIGMVHLPPLPGSPRFGGTFDAILRRAVRDAVLLAEGGVDAVMVENFGDVPFFPDRVPSETVAAMAVAASAVRRAVPLPIGVNVLRNDGLAALGVAAVVGAAAVRINILSGAAVTDQGVIEGRACEIMRKRAFLGGGIAVWADVMVKHSAPLGEYPLAQAAKDVAYRGLADALIVSGSGTGEAVSLEELRVVREAVPDRPLLLGSGVNPGNLDRYLPYADGFIVGTALKKGGVSDAPVSLSRVRRFVDRVKAAGGRR; encoded by the coding sequence ATGTCCGATACAATCATATCCGGAAAAAACACGGCGATCATCGGCATGGTCCATCTTCCCCCGCTCCCCGGGAGCCCCCGTTTCGGGGGAACGTTCGACGCGATTCTGCGCCGGGCGGTCAGGGACGCGGTTCTCCTCGCGGAAGGCGGAGTGGACGCCGTCATGGTGGAGAATTTCGGCGATGTCCCCTTTTTCCCCGACCGGGTCCCGTCTGAAACCGTGGCGGCGATGGCCGTGGCCGCGTCGGCGGTCCGTCGCGCGGTTCCGCTGCCGATCGGCGTTAATGTCCTCAGGAACGACGGGCTTGCCGCTTTGGGGGTGGCGGCCGTGGTCGGGGCCGCCGCCGTCAGAATCAATATTCTTTCGGGCGCGGCCGTTACGGACCAGGGAGTGATCGAGGGCAGGGCGTGCGAAATCATGCGCAAACGCGCCTTCCTCGGCGGGGGGATCGCGGTCTGGGCCGACGTCATGGTCAAGCATTCCGCCCCCCTGGGGGAATATCCCCTGGCCCAGGCGGCCAAGGACGTGGCTTACCGGGGCCTGGCCGATGCCCTGATCGTCTCGGGGTCGGGCACCGGCGAAGCGGTTTCGCTTGAAGAGCTGCGCGTTGTTCGGGAAGCGGTGCCGGATCGGCCTCTGCTGCTGGGCAGCGGAGTGAACCCCGGCAACCTGGACCGCTATCTCCCTTACGCCGACGGTTTCATCGTCGGCACCGCCTTGAAAAAAGGAGGGGTGTCGGACGCTCCGGTATCGTTATCGAGAGTCAGGCGCTTTGTCGACCGGGTCAAGGCGGCCGGCGGGCGGAGATGA
- the lexA gene encoding transcriptional repressor LexA, which translates to MKRELTARQAQVLQFIIGRRESGEPPPTLEEIRLRFGWSAIGTVQDHLAALGRKGYIRRRRGARRLEVLREGEVDLPGAGPAPETERVPVIGEVAAGTPVLAVENTEDEWYLDRRLLRGESNFLLRVRGESMLGAQIRDGDYVLVRPQVQAESGEIVVARIGDEVTVKRLYRQKGGIELRPQNSGFESMFFKKEEEGGMEIVGKVVGVMRRY; encoded by the coding sequence ATGAAACGGGAATTGACCGCGCGCCAAGCCCAGGTGCTGCAGTTTATTATCGGCCGCCGGGAATCCGGCGAGCCGCCTCCCACCTTGGAAGAGATCCGCTTGCGCTTCGGGTGGAGCGCCATCGGTACCGTCCAGGATCACCTGGCGGCGTTGGGGAGGAAGGGCTATATCCGCCGCCGCCGCGGCGCCCGCAGGCTGGAGGTCCTTCGTGAAGGCGAAGTCGACCTCCCCGGGGCCGGCCCGGCTCCGGAGACGGAAAGGGTTCCGGTAATCGGGGAGGTCGCCGCCGGGACACCGGTCCTGGCGGTCGAAAACACCGAGGATGAATGGTACCTCGACCGGCGGTTGCTCAGGGGGGAGAGCAATTTTCTGCTCCGGGTCAGGGGGGAAAGCATGCTCGGCGCGCAGATTCGGGACGGCGATTACGTTCTGGTCCGACCCCAGGTCCAGGCCGAGTCCGGGGAGATCGTGGTGGCCCGGATCGGCGACGAAGTGACCGTAAAACGCCTGTACCGGCAGAAGGGAGGGATCGAGCTTCGCCCTCAGAACAGCGGATTTGAAAGCATGTTCTTCAAAAAGGAGGAAGAGGGGGGGATGGAGATAGTGGGGAAGGTGGTGGGGGTGATGCGCCGCTACTGA